The genomic stretch tcatatcaaactcctaattgagttcagccttcaccctcgtcacatcttcaacattgttgctttctacgagaatatcatccacataaagcaacaaaataacaaatgagttaccaggtcgaaatctgaagtaaacgcagtggtcgaactgacttctaatgaaacttatgcgtgccatgaacttgtcgaatctcctattccactgtcgaggagattgtttcatccCATACAacgatctctttaacttgcacacacaatcttccttccccttttcgacatacccttcaggttgcctcatcaggatcgtttcatctagatcaccatacaagaacgcagtcttcacatccatttgttccaattcaagatcgaactgtgccaccatggcaagcaacattcgaatggacctatgcttcacaacaggagaaaacacatcattgaagtcgacaccttctttctgagtgaaaccccttgcaactaaccttgccttgtatcttttcgacgtcactccttcaattccttccttaaatttgaaaatccatttacagctgactaacctttccccagcaggtttcttgatcagttcccaagtatgattatcatgaagagatttcatctcatcatccatggccttcagccattcagtcttattttgactcctcataacttccttgtagtgtctaggttcttcgtctagtcTCTGAGGtaccttgatgactcttctcgacctatctctcgacaataggtagtcatcgtcaatttcctcaacttcctcagcatcttctgcttcttcttcgacttcatcggggatatgcaattcagcatcaccatgctccacctcaacaggaatctctacctgttccagctcttcgtcagatgtttctgtacttcgaccaacatcatcaattttcttaaaagtcatttcagcttcattgaaaactacatctcgactggtgatacacctacagtgacctggctctaggcaccatagcctataagctttgactccttcagggtatcccatgaacatgcatttcagagctctaggttcgaccttgtcttgcctaatatgagcataggctacgcaaccaaatactctcagtttatcgagatctggtggatgtcccgaccaaacttcttcaggtgtcttcatatctaacgctgtcgaaggacatctgtttatcagatatgttgctgtcgaaacagcctcagcccagaacaccttctttagtccagcactagtcaacatgcatctgactctctccaaaatagttcgattaaacctttcagccaaaccattttgttgtggagtacctacagtagttctgtgccttgcaataccagaggcaacacaaaaactgtcgaatacctcattgcaaaattcaaggtcaTTATCGAttttcaacctcttgacctttctgccagtctgattttcaaccagagtcttccaacttttgaaattctcaaaagtttcatccttagtcttctggatgaatacccataattttctggaataatcatctactatggatagaaaataccttactcctgaatgtgatggacaccttgcaggcccccaaagatcagcatggatgtaatcaagggatccatgtgttctttgtttgcctttgttgaacttcactctgcaatattttccaagtacacaaggttcacaaaacttcagcttttcgactttgtctccaccaagcagattttgtttccctaattcgaccagacccctttcactgacatggcccaatctcatgtgctagatttctgtcttcgacaaaggtttcgtggatgcaacatttgtcgaaccacttacaagcctcaagggtatacaagccttgtttcttcacgcctctcaagacttccttcgaccccttcatgactcttaggatacttttctctccttggaaaacatatcctttcttgtcgaattcaccaagagaaagcagatttctcttcaaatcaggaacatacctgacttcattcaacaaccttattgactcatcatggagcttgaatctcacatatccaacacctgcaattttgcaagccttgttgtttcccagcaatactgatccaagatcttgatcacataattcctcgaacaagtatttgtttggagtcatgtgccaagtgcaacctgaatccataatccactctcttctcgagtcactgcttgaaaccacaagaacatcagatgattcgaaatcatcttgaacaatggctgcattgccattatccttacatccatgatctttcaggcgttcagggcatacctttcttgtgtgaccctccttcttacaatgatagcatcgaataccagatgcttcgccactataagacttcgacaggcttttgcctttcttcttgtcaaacttaccatcctttcttaagatttttcctttaacggccaaaccttcgccaacagttgaaggtttatgctccttttgtttgttcaggtcctttgaatatagggctgattgaaattcttcaaaggtcagggactcccttccatacaggagagtttctttgaagtgagcatgtgatcgaggcaaagcgcacaatagtaacagtgcttgatcttcatcatcgatctttacatcaatattttcaagatcaagaatcagcttgttgaacatatccaactgctcagccaacactttgtcttcaaccatcttgaatgaatacaaagcctgcttcaggtagagtcgatttaccagcaatttagtcatgtacaaactttcaagtttcacccataaccctgatgtattcgtctcctttgatacctgactAAGAACCTTATCactaaggctcaacaaaattgtgttgtgtgctttctcgatcatattcgtcttctccgctgccgtcaattctgcattcatggctgcctctcccttcaacacttccaagcaaccctgctgaaccattagggctttcatcttcaagcgccacagaccaaaatcattcactccggtgaacttttcagtCTCATACTTTGTtaaaggcatcttctccacgctcacagcaccaatttgttgtgaaaaacgatgtcaggaacaaaatataataggaattagggaagataagaagaacacaagaattggttataactgttattcttttactttctcttaaaacaagattacaagtttacaagaataacaaataacctctctcaccctaaattaggatttgcagcttagcaatgatgagagactagtatgctatttataataaaacctaacatactaactaatgggcttttccacaaggcccattacacaagccaaattaataaacaagctaacttaacaaattagggtttaaacactaaaacctaaataaacatgctaacaaccctagaatcttcgacacaagcatgtgaacaaccttcgacttcatgcttaatcttgtcgaaccaagaaactacccttcggccatactagagtttgaaTATCTCACAATGTtgttgtgttatttacttttttGGTGTGTTTGGGGAACCTTCTCTGTAGGGTGATATCCTTAGAAATTAGAAATAGAGGTGTTGGAGGCGTGTGAGCAAATGTGTAGAAACATAGGGGTGGGGGAAGAATGTTGTTACTGGTATTAtttaaattagaatttaaatagattaaatattgttattaataaaaagattaaataattatttagtttggttttatttgttttaattagttgggaataataataatataatatgagaAATTAGGGAATTGGGAGGTAGAACCAACagtacgtgaaaagagaagaggaagagagttaGGACTTGAGGAAGAAAAGGGGAGAACTCCATTGTTAGAGGTGAAAAAGCTTTACTAGAAATCCTAAGGTAAGGTGGTGTTCTAATTGTCTAATGGGATACATAATAATTTGTGGGTAAGAGTAATTACTCGTAGAATCTAATCCTATTGTTTGTTTCAAATCTTGGTTTAGTGGGAATTATATTCTATCAATGAATTAGGTGAAATAGATTATGCAATCCTtgtgatttttttagaaattgaagttgtgaagtGTTTATTTTTCCTGATTATAGTACCATATGATGTGATATATTTAGGATGTTACACCTTGCTCCCTTCCTAACCCTTAATTTGCCTCTTCTCAGACTTACCTCTTTCTCTTAATTTTCTCAGTTTCACGTACTCTCATAAGAGCTCCACTAATATCTCATTACTAATAACCTAATATTCCTATTTTAAGTATTTACACTCTTTACCTAACTTATCTCTATTTTCACCATTTTCCCTTACTTATCCAATAATTATAATTTCCTTCTAAAACTCTTAAAATTCACTATTGTTTCTACTAATTACTTAACTAATTCACACACTCTCAATAActctattaatttaatttaatttccggTTGACTAATTTTCTCACTTCTCTCAACTTCTCGATAACGCCTAACTggccaaaataaatcaaataaacataTCTCTCATAGCTATTAAGTTTTTTTGAGGTGTGGCATGCCATTTAGAGGGAGTATTGAGTCACTTAAATCTTTATTTAAGGGGCCATTTGTCGAGTTGGTGGATACTCTAAAGGAAATTAACCCAAAGACAATTAGTGTAATAGATTCTACTTAGGGAAATTACTTTATGAGTGTCCCCTAAAATTCAAAAGGATCTTGCTGCTGCTTGTACATGTGAAATAACTCAacaaattatatatgatattgttgatgatgtgttttgtgttttaattgatgaatTTGGTAACATTGTTGGTAAAGAATAAATGGTTGTTATTGTTCGCTATTTTAATAGTGAAGGTTTTGTAAATGAAAATTTTTTTGGCATTGAAAGTGTTAAAGAAACAAGTGATAAGTCACTTAAGGAGGCATTTGAGAAGTTATTGTCTATTAATGGCTTGAGTTTATCTAGCATTAGGGGGGTGTGAAGGAGCTAGCAATATGCAAGGTAAGTTTGGTAGTTTAAGAACTTTAATCTAAAATGATCTACTTATTACGTGCATTGTTTCACCAATCAATTTCGATTGACACTTTTGCACGCGCCAAGACTCACAAAGATGTTAGTGATTTTTTCGGTAAGATCAATATACTTGCTAATTTCATCGATCTTCTAACAAGAGACAAGAATTGCTCAGGGACAAACAAGTAACTCAGTTTGCTAAATTGATTGAAGAGGGCTAGATAGAGATTGGTGATGGATTAAATTAAGAATCATTTATTGCTAAAGCGAGTGACAGTCACTCGGGTTCCCACTTTAAGACTCTCACTAGTTTGATGACTTTGTATGGTTCAATTATTGGGGTACTTGAAGAAGTCAGAAGGATACATCATTCGAAAAATATGGTGAAACTAATGTGTTTCATGTTTGAGTCCCTTATCTTCATTGTAGCTTTTGatgtaaaaaaatttattgagGAGGGTTGAACTTTATCCAAATGATTTTTTAGATGTGCCGAAAGTGGTTGTGTGGCATTAACTTCATAATTATGTTATAAATGTTTGATGTGACCCAAAATTTGtagaaacaaataagtgcaatACATTTGATATGATTTTAAGCTTATGAAGTTGACTTTAGTCTAGTTGGTAGCAACTATAAGCTTGTAACGTGTTTTTTCCACtatgaagtttgtgaagagttaGCTATGTGATAAAATGAGTGATCGGTGGTTAAATGaccattttataattttttatagaaatagATATTCTTGAAACAATTAACAGTGATGTTATTTTaactcatttttaaaaaaaatgtttggtAAATGATTTTCATTGTAAATGTATTTCATTAAACAATATTATtttgggttaatagtagtttacgcccctgtaatatgagcgtgttttggaTTATCCCCCACCTACCAAAAGTaggttttggcaacgattttttttttaaaaaccgttgccaaaaggtagggagggggaaaaagcaaaattcgctaacaattactattaaccctattatttattatttcaacatattttaattcatatttttttcatgTTTAGCTACACCAATATAAGATGTTTGAATCAAACAAAtagcattttttatttattgtgattttttaaaataaattttaccaTAATCACCATATGTTAAAACTTATTATGGTACGGCCACAAATGCATGActtttgtctttttatttttcataaacaaGATTGTAAGAGtagtatttattttctttataaatttttttttttgataaagtgTTTTAATTATAGAGAGAATAGTCTTTATTTTATTCTAGACTAGACACTAGATATATATTTTACTAGTATTGTTCAACGGTAACCTACTCAACGTTACTTTACATACTACTCTTCAACGGTTGGATTTTGTGTGTTTAAGATTATTATAACTGGTGAACACTACTTTAAAATACAATgtctattcatttttttttaaaaataaatttcatatgattttTTCCTCTAATTAGTTAGTTAACATATACTTATACTAAAATCTTTAACTTTATAACTTTTTATGTGTATATTATTAGTTAGAAATATACGAAATCCTCATATTTATTATTTGTCTTCATTTTCAATTTCCGTCATGAAAAGAATATGTCCgagattaataaatataaatataataaaatataaaaaaatattattcttaattaaattaataataaaagctTAAAATCTAACTTAATAATATAAAAACTTATCCAATAAATGCATTGTTTTCTACCATCTTTAATTCAAGTTTATGATAGActtgtttataaaaaatttaaaattcaaaattttcttaaataattaattttttttaataacattacacatttatgttttaatttgtttaaaaaaattaataaaacaacatataaatttgaagttatatatttttaaaaatatgaaaatatagatAGGGCAAAGACACTGcagagaaaaaatataaaaaaaataagagataCAATCATCGTCCTTGTCTTCAAAATGCATCATAAAAATTTTATCCGTCTTTTCCAATTTGCAGGAGAAAAATTCCCATATTTAAAAATCGAATGTAACAatttttgcaaaaatataaatttatatatagaaACCATAATTTAGAAAAAAGAGGATGAAATAGtataaaaattaattctaaatacAATTCATCAAATTCTTATGAAAATTCCAAATATGGGTAGTAATTCTTAAAGTAATATTGGTCACATAATTGATATTTAtctttaaatatatgttttttttatgaatttgtcttcaaaattaaaaagaattgAAAATTTAGAGCACACATATTTATAATAACCATTTTAAGATTGTATTTCATAATATTGTTTTTActttttcctttttcttgtttattgtttttgatattttcttcacCGGTTAGATTTATATCCttcagttttttttcttttttcttttatttattatagtatattttttatttatatttttcttgaaTATCTTTTTAATACAAAGAATATAAATAgtctattaataaaaattaaatttttataactcttattattattatttcacctttgtttacaactcttattattattattgttatagaataataataacaaaatattaaaataattaagattaaatataaatattttagcaATTCGAGGaacttgtttttttaattaagtttatgtccttaatttttttttttaaaagtatcgaagattacaaaaaaattaaactttttaaaaataagcAAAATAAAATTAGTGGAATTTCAAACTATAAAAATAAATTCTTTCTTGTTTTTGACTTTTCACCACCGATCCGGCTCGTGTTACGGAGGCACTTGTGCTCAGAAATCGAACTCAGTATTTCTTAAATATCATCCTTTGCAGAGACTCATTTATCACTCGAGATCAAATGCTTGGTTAAAATAAactagaaaaaatattaaaagtagaAAGTAATGTCAATAATTAGTAATTAATAATAATCATTGATGAGAATATCTTGCTCAAACGACAACCGGCTATTGCAGGTAAACTCCATTCATTATAGATATGGGTTGACTCACATTAGCGTTCAAAGTCACTGAAACATTACCGGTTATTCCGGTCATATTTGGCTGTACTTGTACCCTCTTTGTTTTGTTCCTAACACCTTTGTCGCTTTGATTCTCAGCTTGCTGTGTTCGGTTCTGCTTCGCTTGTTGAAGATCCTCTCTTCTTCCATTCATCTGTTTCTAGGTaaccctttttcttctttttctctttgcttaattttctcttttgaaagttttgatttttgttttgttttttgtgattttttgtgtatggtttttgttatttttttgagTACTTGTAGAGGAATTTATGATTATTGATGAGTTTTGAGGAATTTATGCATGTGGGTATGTAAGAATTAACATGGAGTTGTTTAGTTTAGTACTGAAGATTGATGTATAGGGAAAATTTGCTGAATTTTTTAGTCAAATATGTGAATTGagggttatgtgatgtttgaaattTGATGGGAAAGTTATCTGAAAGTTTGTGATTTTTGTGTGTGTATAATCATGCTGTTAATAAGGTTTTGAATTGCAGTTACAGAGAGAATCTGGTTCTAATATTGCTGATGCGACCATAATCAAACACTTGTGAAATTGATATTGGTGGTTGATGATGATTCCTTTTGTTTTTCGACTGTAGATCGTCTTGTAGAGGAGCTTAGACGATGACAAAGGGCAAGGGGACTGGGAAGACTTCGAGGGAAGTACTGAAACCAGTTGATGACCGGTTAGTTTCTTTATTATCGCAACTTCTCGTGTGATATCTTTGTGTTTTCCGATGAAATTGGTATCTGATTAGAGGAATAAAATAGTGATGGCACATATGTATGTCTGTTGTTTACAGAAAAGTAGGAAAGCGAAAGGCTGTTTCTAAACCCGAGAAGAGTGCACCGAAGGCTAAAAAGGAGAAGGCTAAGAAAGATCCCAACAAACCAAAAAGGCCTCCCAGCGCTTTCTTTGTCTTCCTGTATGTATCGATCTCTGCGTTTTCTCACTTTCTGTTGTAGCTTCTTTTAATTATTATCTGACTTATCTCCCTTCTTTCGTAGTGAGGATTTCAGAAAGACTTTTAAGGCAGAAAATCCTAATGTGAAGGCTGTATCCGCTGTAAGTTGCTTACACGTTGAATTGCGCTGTTGTAGTGTTGTGTATCGTGATGTATCCTTTTCTAATTCGTGTCTGAAAATTTTGATTGAAGGTTGGGAAGGCTGGAGGAGAGAAATGGAAATCCTTGACTAAGGCTGTAAGCAATGCAATCTTTCATATATTCTGTTGAAGAAGCGAATTATAATTTAGTCGGTCTCATTCTAACTTTCTTATTTTTAATGTAAAGGAAAAAGCTCCATACGAAGCCAAGGCTGCTAAAAGGAAAGTTGAATATGAAAAACTTATGAACGCATATAATAACAAAGTAAGCATATCCCCCTGCTTCTAGTTTTCTTGTTTATGTGTTTTGATTGTCTTGTTTATGTGCTTAACTTTCCTTAATGTTGATAGGCGGCAAGTTCAGTCGAGGATGAAGACGAGGAATCAGACAAGTCCAAATCTGAAGTTAATAATGAAGATGAAGCAAGTGGAGAGGTAGTCCAAATTCCTTATTCATCTTCTTCTACTTTCATGAATGTATCATAAGCGTGTTGAATAAAGAAAAACTATGAAAACAAACTTTCCTTTATGTGTACAGGATGACCACCAAGATGACGATGATGAAGACGACGAGGACGAAGAtgacgaagaagatgatgactGAAAGCGTTGTGCATAACTTGAAATATGATGTTTCATTGGTGGAGGGAAGCTAATATGTATTTTGTAGTAGGCTACTTTTTCGATATCTATGTTGGTTGAATATCTGTTGTCTTGTTGCTTTGCTGTATGATATTTTGCCGGCTACTCGAGCTTCCCTCAATTGTTGTTAGTTATTGTACTTAAATTCTCCTTTGTGCATTGTGCCTCAAATGTGTAGGCTTAAGTATTATAA from Vicia villosa cultivar HV-30 ecotype Madison, WI unplaced genomic scaffold, Vvil1.0 ctg.001941F_1_1, whole genome shotgun sequence encodes the following:
- the LOC131637204 gene encoding high mobility group B protein 1 gives rise to the protein MTKGKGTGKTSREVLKPVDDRKVGKRKAVSKPEKSAPKAKKEKAKKDPNKPKRPPSAFFVFLEDFRKTFKAENPNVKAVSAVGKAGGEKWKSLTKAEKAPYEAKAAKRKVEYEKLMNAYNNKAASSVEDEDEESDKSKSEVNNEDEASGEDDHQDDDDEDDEDEDDEEDDD